A region of Subdoligranulum variabile DNA encodes the following proteins:
- a CDS encoding helix-turn-helix domain-containing protein, translating to MVDKAAFFMAEGRPFASERIAGVNDNMVRSHYHEFFEIYYLEQGRRQHIIEDSQYILQPDEFIIFPPFVMHHSFEENDVPFRRLLLYFNPEVIRSPQILRTLSERARVYKLPRAQSAPIYNLMKDILQEQERDDLYSRELITLMVNALALQLVRNSDEAARPEQRNRVTDIINYLHEHFTEDITLEQLANHFYVSQYHLCREFKRYTSSTIVQYIHNLRVLHAQRLLQESDYSITEISKRVGFSNVTHFNRVYKSVTGMSPSQNKQAYLKRGKPADLGMLESIRDDMTVGDLCQLAPLKTLSPYLFTHMSEDMWSRQLSAFGLEKCAIPQALGAFCQAERAGTFRILDVYSREVTDRDPEKAQVKLLYLAGKADMPFALVCPGGGYNRQWTLVEGLPIAWQLSQMGYHAFILLYRAGKTGLLPDPLEDIAQSLQVIGSLAESCHFTTQHYAVCGFSAGGNLAALWGTRAEGYARYGAPRPAALLLGYPSTAHGLMYDLLEASRDPAFRTGTGQYLARVAGSNFTRESLGRFSPVTQMDADFPPVYLVHCQDDPTVPVQSSHLFEEALNQAGIVHRCRFPAHGGHGFGLGIGTDAEGWLDQAVRFWQEAMGPTDGK from the coding sequence ATGGTCGACAAGGCAGCATTTTTCATGGCGGAGGGCAGACCGTTTGCCAGCGAGCGGATCGCGGGCGTCAACGACAATATGGTCCGCTCCCACTACCATGAATTTTTTGAAATCTACTATCTGGAACAGGGCCGGCGGCAGCACATCATCGAGGACAGCCAGTACATCCTCCAGCCCGACGAGTTCATCATCTTCCCGCCCTTTGTGATGCATCACTCCTTTGAGGAAAATGATGTGCCTTTCCGGCGGCTGCTGCTCTACTTCAACCCCGAAGTCATCCGTTCTCCCCAGATCCTGCGCACCCTCAGCGAGCGCGCCCGGGTGTACAAACTGCCCCGGGCCCAGAGTGCGCCCATCTACAATCTCATGAAGGACATCCTGCAGGAACAGGAGCGGGACGATCTCTATTCCCGGGAACTGATCACCCTGATGGTCAACGCCCTGGCCCTGCAGCTGGTGCGCAACTCCGACGAGGCCGCCCGCCCCGAACAGCGCAACCGGGTCACCGACATCATCAACTACCTCCACGAACATTTTACCGAGGACATCACCCTGGAACAGCTGGCCAACCATTTCTATGTCAGCCAGTATCATCTGTGCCGGGAGTTCAAGCGCTACACCAGCAGCACCATCGTGCAGTACATCCACAACCTGCGGGTGCTCCACGCCCAGCGGCTGCTCCAGGAATCCGACTACTCCATCACCGAGATCAGCAAGCGGGTGGGCTTTTCCAACGTGACCCACTTCAACCGGGTCTACAAGTCGGTGACCGGCATGTCCCCCTCCCAGAACAAGCAGGCCTATCTCAAGCGGGGCAAACCCGCCGACCTGGGCATGCTGGAATCCATCCGGGATGACATGACGGTGGGGGATCTGTGCCAGCTGGCTCCCCTCAAGACCCTGTCGCCTTATCTGTTCACCCATATGTCGGAGGATATGTGGAGCCGCCAGCTTTCCGCCTTCGGGCTGGAAAAGTGCGCCATTCCCCAGGCTCTGGGCGCTTTCTGCCAGGCCGAGCGGGCCGGCACCTTCCGCATCCTGGACGTCTACAGCCGGGAGGTCACCGACCGTGACCCCGAAAAGGCCCAGGTCAAGCTGCTCTACCTGGCCGGCAAGGCCGACATGCCCTTTGCCCTGGTCTGCCCCGGGGGCGGCTACAACCGCCAGTGGACCCTGGTGGAAGGACTGCCCATCGCCTGGCAGCTCAGCCAGATGGGCTACCACGCCTTCATCCTGCTCTACCGCGCCGGCAAGACCGGCCTGCTGCCCGACCCGCTGGAGGACATCGCCCAGTCGCTGCAGGTCATCGGTTCGCTGGCGGAGTCCTGCCATTTCACCACCCAACACTATGCCGTCTGCGGTTTCTCGGCGGGGGGCAACCTGGCAGCCCTCTGGGGCACCCGGGCGGAAGGCTACGCCCGCTACGGCGCGCCCCGTCCCGCGGCCCTGCTGCTGGGCTACCCCAGCACCGCCCACGGGCTGATGTACGACCTGCTGGAAGCCTCCCGGGATCCCGCCTTCCGCACCGGCACCGGCCAGTATCTGGCCCGGGTGGCGGGCAGCAACTTCACCCGGGAGTCCCTGGGGCGGTTCAGCCCCGTCACCCAAATGGATGCCGACTTCCCGCCGGTCTACCTGGTGCACTGCCAGGACGATCCCACCGTGCCGGTCCAGAGCAGCCACCTCTTTGAGGAGGCCCTGAACCAGGCGGGCATCGTCCACCGCTGCCGGTTCCCCGCCCATGGCGGTCACGGCTTCGGGCTGGGCATCGGCACTGACGCCGAGGGCTGGCTGGACCAGGCGGTCCGGTTCTGGCAGGAGGCGATGGGCCCCACCGACGGGAAATGA
- a CDS encoding TRAP transporter large permease, which produces MNILLSVIVLFGIFFVLLFLGVPISVGIVISSLATTLMNLPWDQVIFIIMQKMNSGVESFSLLAIPLFILAGNIMNNGGIARRLINFAKLIVGRIPGALAHTNVLGNMLFGALSGSAVAAAAAIGGTLNPMEEEEGYDPAFSTAVNIASAPTGLLIPPTSAFIVYSSIAGGVSISALFMAGYVPGILMGLVAMVIAFFYAKKHNYSVTEKVPMKDAIRITLDALPSLLLIVIVIGGIVGGIFTATEGAGIAVLYCAILSLIYRSVDFKTLMKILLDSANTSGIILFLIAASSAMSWVMAYTGIPNAISNAIMSVSDNKYVILLLMNVVLLIVGTFLDITPACLIFTPIFLPIVTSLGMNLVQFGVVLTFNMCLGTMTPPVGSVLFVSCGISKLPIEKVIRTLIPYVVAEIILLLLVTYIPAISLALPTAMGLV; this is translated from the coding sequence CCTGGGCGTGCCCATCTCGGTGGGTATCGTCATCTCCTCCCTGGCCACCACCCTGATGAACCTGCCCTGGGATCAGGTCATCTTCATCATCATGCAGAAGATGAACAGCGGCGTGGAAAGCTTCAGCCTGCTGGCCATCCCCCTGTTCATCCTGGCCGGCAACATCATGAATAACGGCGGCATCGCCCGGCGGCTCATCAACTTCGCCAAGCTCATTGTCGGCCGCATCCCCGGCGCCCTGGCCCACACCAACGTCCTGGGCAACATGCTCTTCGGCGCCCTGTCCGGCTCTGCCGTGGCGGCTGCGGCGGCCATCGGCGGCACCCTGAACCCCATGGAGGAGGAAGAGGGCTATGATCCCGCCTTCTCCACCGCCGTCAACATCGCTTCCGCTCCCACCGGCCTGCTGATCCCCCCGACCAGCGCCTTCATCGTCTACTCCAGCATCGCGGGCGGCGTTTCCATCTCCGCCCTGTTCATGGCCGGCTATGTGCCCGGTATCCTCATGGGCCTGGTGGCCATGGTCATTGCCTTCTTCTACGCCAAAAAGCATAACTACTCGGTCACCGAGAAGGTCCCCATGAAGGACGCCATCCGCATCACCCTGGATGCCCTGCCCAGCCTGCTGCTCATCGTCATCGTCATCGGCGGTATCGTCGGCGGCATCTTCACCGCCACCGAGGGCGCCGGCATCGCGGTGCTCTACTGCGCCATCCTCTCGCTGATCTACCGCAGCGTGGACTTCAAGACCCTGATGAAGATCCTGCTGGACAGCGCCAACACCAGCGGCATCATCCTGTTCCTCATCGCGGCTTCCTCCGCCATGAGCTGGGTCATGGCCTACACCGGCATCCCCAACGCCATCAGCAATGCCATCATGTCTGTCTCTGACAACAAGTATGTCATCCTGCTGCTCATGAACGTGGTGCTGCTCATCGTGGGCACCTTCCTGGACATCACCCCCGCCTGCCTGATCTTCACCCCCATCTTCCTGCCCATCGTCACCAGCCTGGGCATGAACCTGGTCCAGTTCGGCGTGGTGCTGACCTTCAACATGTGCCTGGGCACCATGACCCCGCCGGTTGGCTCGGTCCTGTTCGTCTCCTGCGGCATCAGCAAGCTGCCCATTGAAAAGGTCATCCGCACCCTGATCCCCTATGTGGTGGCGGAGATCATCCTGCTGTTGCTGGTCACCTACATTCCGGCCATCTCCCTGGCGCTTCCCACGGCGATGGGTCTGGTCTGA